One genomic window of Sphingomonas ginsengisoli An et al. 2013 includes the following:
- a CDS encoding riboflavin synthase codes for MFTGIVTDIGTVRSAEERGDLRLVIGCGYDMAGVALGASIACSGCCLTVVDKGNDWFAVDVSAETRSKTAAGLWQEGARLNLERALRMGDELGGHLVTGHVDGLGEVLGVCPEGDSLRVGIRVPAALGPMLAPKGSITLDGVSLTVNEVRDEADGTHFAVNLIPHTAHETTLGNIAAGRQLNVEIDVLARYLDRMMAERAQR; via the coding sequence ATGTTCACCGGCATCGTCACCGACATCGGCACCGTCCGCTCCGCCGAGGAGCGCGGCGACCTCAGGCTGGTGATCGGCTGCGGCTATGACATGGCCGGGGTCGCGCTGGGCGCCTCGATCGCCTGCTCCGGCTGCTGTCTGACCGTGGTCGACAAGGGCAACGACTGGTTCGCGGTCGACGTCTCGGCCGAGACCCGTAGCAAGACCGCCGCCGGCCTGTGGCAGGAAGGCGCGCGGCTCAACCTCGAGCGCGCGCTCAGGATGGGCGACGAGCTCGGCGGCCATCTGGTCACCGGGCATGTCGACGGGCTGGGCGAGGTGCTCGGCGTCTGTCCCGAAGGCGACAGCCTGCGGGTCGGGATCCGTGTCCCCGCCGCGCTCGGGCCAATGCTCGCGCCCAAGGGGTCGATCACGCTCGACGGCGTGTCGCTGACCGTCAACGAGGTCCGCGACGAGGCCGACGGCACCCACTTTGCAGTCAATCTCATCCCCCACACCGCGCATGAGACCACGCTCGGCAATATCGCAGCCGGACGACAGCTCAATGTCGAGATCGACGTGCTGGCGCGCTATCTCGACCGGATGATGGCAGAGCGCGCACAGCGCTGA
- a CDS encoding COQ9 family protein, with protein MDEITPLERIRRQLSLAVGENAVFDGWTATAVEAAAAAQGVPLEQARLAMPKDAVRLIDLYGQAIDRALTEAFLPERIAAMKIRARIRELLWARLQLQAPAKEAIRRALATLAMPQNLPAAAKLSWRTADHLWRLAGDTATDFNHYTKRLTLGAVYGSTLLAWLQDDSEDGAATAAFLDRRIDEVMRFEGVKARWRDGAERRPSLTRFVARLRYPPR; from the coding sequence ATGGACGAGATCACCCCGCTCGAGCGTATCCGCCGCCAGCTTAGCTTGGCGGTCGGCGAGAATGCCGTGTTCGACGGCTGGACCGCGACCGCCGTCGAGGCCGCCGCCGCCGCGCAAGGGGTCCCGCTCGAGCAGGCGCGGCTGGCGATGCCCAAGGACGCGGTCAGGCTGATCGACCTTTACGGCCAGGCGATCGACCGCGCGCTGACCGAAGCCTTCCTGCCCGAGCGGATCGCGGCGATGAAGATCCGCGCGCGCATCCGCGAATTGCTGTGGGCGCGACTCCAGCTCCAGGCGCCGGCCAAGGAAGCGATTCGCCGCGCGCTTGCCACCCTCGCCATGCCGCAGAATCTGCCCGCCGCCGCGAAGCTGTCGTGGCGGACTGCCGACCACCTCTGGCGCCTCGCCGGTGATACGGCGACCGACTTTAATCACTACACCAAGCGGCTGACGCTAGGGGCCGTCTATGGCTCGACCCTGCTCGCCTGGCTGCAGGACGACAGCGAGGACGGCGCCGCCACCGCGGCCTTCCTCGACCGCCGGATCGACGAGGTGATGCGCTTCGAAGGGGTCAAGGCGCGCTGGCGCGACGGGGCCGAGCGGCGGCCGAGCCTGACGCGCTTCGTCGCGCGGTTGCGCTACCCGCCGCGCTAA
- a CDS encoding DMT family transporter: protein MSQPIRPRAFVALLLGNVALAFGPWIVRLSGVGPATAGVWRLLLAVPFLWLIAVATKQRPHWPGAALAGAIALAAFFFAADLAAWHAGIGLTKLGNATLFGNVASFAFAGWGLWIARSWPTRLQAAALVLALVGTVLLMVKSAELSAGNLHGDLLSLLAGLLYTGYLIGVERIRGTLQPLPLLILASLFGAAYLLPLALMTGERLVPADWTWVLLLALGSQVIGQGLLVYALGEVPPLVVGLTLLTQPAVSALIGWIVYRERLTLLDFVGAGAIAVALVLVRLRPRAAGST from the coding sequence ATGTCGCAACCCATCCGCCCGCGTGCGTTCGTCGCCCTGCTGCTCGGCAATGTCGCGCTGGCGTTCGGGCCGTGGATAGTGCGGCTGTCGGGGGTCGGGCCGGCCACCGCAGGGGTCTGGCGGTTGCTGCTCGCGGTGCCGTTCCTGTGGCTGATCGCGGTGGCGACGAAGCAGCGGCCGCACTGGCCCGGCGCCGCGCTGGCCGGGGCGATCGCGCTCGCTGCGTTCTTTTTCGCCGCCGACCTTGCCGCGTGGCATGCGGGGATCGGGCTGACCAAGCTCGGCAATGCGACGCTGTTCGGCAATGTCGCGAGCTTTGCCTTCGCCGGTTGGGGGTTGTGGATCGCGCGCTCGTGGCCGACCCGGCTGCAGGCGGCGGCGCTCGTGCTGGCGCTGGTCGGCACGGTGCTGCTGATGGTGAAGAGCGCCGAGTTGAGTGCCGGCAACCTCCACGGCGACCTGCTCTCGCTGCTCGCGGGGCTGCTCTACACCGGATATCTGATCGGGGTGGAGCGGATCCGCGGCACGCTTCAGCCCTTGCCGCTGCTGATCCTCGCCAGCTTGTTCGGCGCCGCTTACCTGCTCCCGCTCGCCCTCATGACCGGCGAGCGGCTGGTGCCGGCGGACTGGACGTGGGTGCTGCTGCTCGCGCTCGGCAGCCAGGTGATCGGGCAGGGCCTGCTGGTCTATGCTCTGGGCGAGGTGCCGCCGCTGGTGGTCGGCCTCACCCTGCTGACCCAGCCGGCGGTGTCGGCACTGATCGGCTGGATTGTCTATCGTGAGCGGCTAACCCTGCTCGACTTCGTCGGGGCCGGCGCGATTGCGGTCGCGCTGGTGCTGGTGCGCTTGCGTCCGCGCGCCGCCGGTTCCACTTAG
- the ribH gene encoding 6,7-dimethyl-8-ribityllumazine synthase: MARVLIVEARYYAHLNDMLLKGAKAALKGHEVEVLTVPGAIEVPGAIALAAESGRYDAFVALGVVIRGETYHFEIVAGESARGIMALTMDGVAIGNGILTTENEAQAIARADPGQGDKGGGAAQAALALFQVRERFA; the protein is encoded by the coding sequence ATGGCCCGCGTGCTGATCGTCGAGGCGCGTTATTATGCGCATCTCAATGACATGCTGCTCAAGGGGGCGAAGGCCGCGCTCAAGGGGCATGAGGTCGAGGTGCTGACGGTGCCCGGCGCGATCGAAGTGCCCGGCGCGATCGCGCTCGCCGCCGAGAGCGGACGCTACGATGCGTTCGTCGCCTTGGGCGTGGTGATCCGCGGCGAGACCTATCATTTCGAGATCGTTGCCGGCGAAAGCGCGCGCGGGATCATGGCGCTGACGATGGACGGGGTCGCCATCGGCAACGGCATCCTCACCACCGAGAACGAAGCCCAGGCGATCGCCCGCGCCGATCCGGGCCAGGGCGACAAGGGCGGCGGCGCCGCGCAGGCGGCGCTGGCGCTCTTCCAGGTGCGCGAACGCTTCGCTTAG
- a CDS encoding SOUL family heme-binding protein, giving the protein MAKTSTTKKSPAKRAAPRPAFNWKAGAALAGSALVGLGIAYVLQEKATPGPDYRVLVSERGFEVRAYPAITVAETVVRGGRKNALSEGFRRLADYIFAKSRGGEKLPMTVPVFQDGGNPMASDPPVFDDAVEGGWRVRFVMPEGRSAADLPPPPTGIAIVELPERRVGAVRFSGVADDDKLLANEDALRGWLERHGEKALPTEPEYAFYNSPMIPPPLRRNEVLLALS; this is encoded by the coding sequence ATGGCCAAGACCAGCACGACCAAAAAATCGCCCGCCAAGCGCGCCGCGCCGCGTCCCGCCTTCAACTGGAAAGCGGGCGCCGCGCTCGCCGGCAGCGCGCTGGTCGGGCTCGGCATCGCCTACGTCCTCCAGGAGAAAGCGACGCCGGGGCCCGACTATCGCGTGCTGGTCAGCGAACGCGGCTTCGAGGTGCGCGCCTATCCGGCGATCACCGTCGCCGAGACGGTCGTCCGCGGCGGCCGCAAGAATGCGCTGAGCGAAGGCTTCCGCCGGCTCGCCGACTACATCTTCGCCAAGTCGCGCGGCGGCGAGAAATTGCCGATGACGGTGCCGGTGTTCCAGGACGGCGGCAATCCGATGGCGAGCGACCCGCCCGTCTTCGACGATGCGGTCGAGGGTGGCTGGCGCGTGCGCTTCGTCATGCCCGAGGGCCGCAGCGCCGCCGATCTGCCGCCCCCGCCCACGGGAATCGCGATCGTCGAATTGCCCGAGCGCCGGGTCGGCGCGGTCCGCTTCTCGGGCGTGGCCGACGACGACAAATTGCTGGCGAATGAGGACGCTTTGCGTGGCTGGCTCGAACGGCACGGCGAAAAGGCGCTCCCGACCGAGCCCGAATATGCCTTTTACAATTCGCCGATGATCCCGCCGCCGCTCCGCCGCAACGAGGTATTGCTCGCGCTGAGCTAA
- the ribD gene encoding bifunctional diaminohydroxyphosphoribosylaminopyrimidine deaminase/5-amino-6-(5-phosphoribosylamino)uracil reductase RibD: MAEALRLGEEARGSTAPNPNVGCVILDGDTVVGRGATQPGGRPHAEAVALAEAGERARGATLVTTLEPCAHRSHRGPACAHLIVEAGVGRVVAAIEDPDPRTAGGGFAILREAGIEVGVGLDADAAREGLAGWLTRLALGRPRITLKLALSIDGKIALPSGESKWITGEDARAHVHLERARSDMILVGRGTLQADQPRLDVRLPGLEERSPRRALLTRGEPVEGWETLHSPQDVFRLHDVNDLLVEGGSATATAFLAADLVDRILLYRAPIIIGEGRQSVGYIGLDAIGDAHGRWEARDGRSLGIDRLEVYERVRTS, encoded by the coding sequence ATGGCCGAGGCGCTGCGCCTTGGCGAGGAGGCGCGTGGTAGCACGGCGCCCAATCCCAACGTCGGCTGCGTCATCCTCGATGGCGACACGGTCGTCGGCCGCGGCGCGACCCAGCCCGGCGGCCGGCCTCATGCCGAGGCAGTCGCGCTGGCCGAGGCGGGGGAGCGGGCGCGGGGGGCGACGCTGGTCACCACGCTCGAACCCTGCGCGCACCGCAGTCACCGCGGTCCGGCCTGCGCGCATTTGATCGTCGAGGCCGGCGTCGGCCGGGTAGTTGCCGCAATCGAGGATCCCGATCCGCGCACCGCCGGCGGGGGCTTCGCGATCCTGCGCGAGGCGGGGATCGAAGTCGGGGTGGGGCTCGACGCTGACGCAGCGCGGGAGGGGCTGGCGGGCTGGCTTACCCGGCTGGCGCTCGGTCGGCCGCGCATCACGCTCAAGCTCGCGCTGTCGATCGACGGCAAGATCGCGTTGCCGTCGGGCGAATCGAAATGGATCACCGGCGAGGACGCGCGCGCCCATGTCCACCTCGAGCGAGCGCGCTCGGACATGATCCTGGTCGGGCGCGGCACGCTGCAGGCCGACCAGCCGCGGCTCGACGTCCGCCTGCCCGGGCTCGAGGAGCGCTCGCCGCGCCGCGCCCTGCTCACCCGCGGCGAGCCGGTCGAAGGATGGGAGACGCTGCATTCGCCGCAGGACGTGTTCCGACTTCATGACGTCAACGATTTGCTGGTCGAGGGCGGCTCGGCCACCGCCACCGCCTTCCTTGCCGCCGACCTCGTCGACCGCATCCTCCTCTACCGCGCACCGATCATCATCGGTGAGGGGCGGCAGAGCGTGGGCTACATCGGCCTCGACGCGATCGGCGACGCGCACGGCCGCTGGGAAGCGCGCGACGGGCGCTCGCTTGGCATCGACCGGCTCGAAGTCTACGAGCGCGTCCGCACCAGCTGA
- the ribB gene encoding 3,4-dihydroxy-2-butanone-4-phosphate synthase, translated as MSTSLIERLTAIIDTGEVSRSGLARAAGLHPNSLRKLGQPDWNPTADTLGRLERLLKRGTTEVLVGAEQIIDEARNGRMFILVDDDDRENEGDLIIPAQMATPDAINFMARHGRGLICLALTSDRVEQLQLPLMARKNGTRHETAFTVSIEARTGVTTGISAADRARTIAVAIDSANGADALVSPGHVFPLVARAGGVLVRAGHTEAAVDVSRLAGLNPSGVICEIMNEDGTMARLDELIDFARMHGLKIGTIRDLIAYRLKKDNMVERVAETGFTSTGGATWQAQVFRDKATGAEQLALVLGPLDVTQPVLVRMHSLDLFADVLGEPGQRGGLLQRAMRMIEAAGSGVIVALHAAAPGSLSHSADRRSGKEVEEGEMLRSYGVGAQILAALGIHDMVLLSNTRHQPVGLSGYGLSIVEERCIPEETH; from the coding sequence ATGTCTACCAGTCTGATCGAGCGGCTCACCGCCATCATCGACACGGGCGAGGTCAGCCGGTCCGGCCTCGCCCGTGCCGCCGGCCTCCACCCCAACAGCTTGCGCAAGCTCGGCCAGCCCGACTGGAATCCGACCGCTGACACGCTTGGCCGGCTCGAGCGGCTGTTGAAGCGTGGGACGACCGAGGTTCTCGTCGGCGCCGAGCAGATCATCGACGAGGCGCGCAACGGGCGGATGTTCATCCTGGTCGACGACGACGACCGCGAAAATGAGGGTGACCTCATCATCCCGGCGCAGATGGCGACCCCCGACGCGATCAACTTCATGGCGCGCCACGGCCGCGGGCTGATCTGCCTCGCCCTGACCAGCGACCGGGTCGAACAGCTTCAGCTGCCGCTGATGGCGCGCAAGAACGGCACCCGGCACGAGACCGCCTTCACCGTCTCGATCGAGGCACGCACCGGGGTGACAACCGGGATCAGCGCCGCCGACCGCGCGCGGACCATCGCGGTCGCCATCGATTCGGCCAACGGCGCCGACGCCTTGGTCAGCCCGGGCCATGTCTTCCCGCTGGTCGCGCGCGCCGGCGGGGTGCTCGTCCGCGCCGGCCACACCGAGGCCGCGGTCGACGTCTCGCGGCTCGCTGGCCTCAACCCCTCGGGCGTCATCTGCGAGATCATGAACGAGGATGGGACCATGGCCCGCCTCGACGAATTGATCGACTTCGCCCGGATGCACGGGCTCAAGATCGGCACGATCCGCGACCTCATCGCCTACCGCCTCAAGAAGGATAATATGGTCGAGCGGGTCGCCGAGACCGGCTTCACCTCGACCGGTGGCGCGACCTGGCAGGCGCAGGTGTTCCGCGACAAGGCGACCGGCGCCGAGCAGCTCGCGCTGGTTCTCGGCCCGCTCGACGTCACCCAGCCGGTGCTGGTGCGGATGCACAGCCTCGACCTGTTCGCGGACGTGCTCGGCGAGCCGGGGCAGCGCGGCGGGCTGCTCCAGCGGGCGATGCGGATGATCGAGGCAGCGGGAAGCGGGGTGATCGTCGCGCTCCACGCCGCCGCGCCGGGTTCACTCAGCCATTCGGCCGATCGCCGCTCGGGCAAGGAAGTCGAGGAAGGCGAAATGCTGCGCAGCTACGGTGTCGGTGCGCAGATCCTCGCTGCACTCGGCATCCACGACATGGTCTTGCTGTCGAATACGCGGCACCAGCCGGTCGGCCTGTCGGGCTACGGTCTGTCGATCGTCGAGGAACGCTGCATCCCTGAGGAGACCCACTGA
- a CDS encoding alkene reductase has protein sequence MADLFDPLTVGSLQLPNRIVMAPLTRGRAGRAGVPNALMAEYYSQRAAAGLIISEATGISREGLGWPNAPGLWNDEQVDGWKIVTDAVHAAGGRIVAQLWHMGRLVHSDLGGGQPVSASVTTAPHKAHTYEGKKPYEEARAATLDDIKRITADYVRAARNAIAGGFDGVQLHAANGYLIDQFLRDGTNLRTDDYGGPVENRTRLLREVVEALVAEVGADRTHVRLSPNGESQGCNDSDPEAIFVEAGRVLGKLGIASLELREPGPQSTFAATDVPPVSHLIRPLFDGAIILNSDYVHDSAEARLKEGVADAISFGRPFIANPDLVARLRQDAALQVPDVPTLYSEGPVGYTDYPAMAEQQAA, from the coding sequence ATGGCCGACCTCTTCGATCCGCTGACCGTCGGATCGCTCCAGCTTCCCAACCGCATCGTGATGGCCCCGCTCACCCGCGGGCGCGCCGGCCGCGCGGGCGTGCCCAACGCACTGATGGCCGAATATTACAGCCAGCGCGCCGCCGCCGGGCTGATCATCTCCGAGGCGACCGGGATCAGCCGCGAAGGGCTCGGCTGGCCGAACGCGCCCGGCCTGTGGAACGACGAGCAGGTCGACGGCTGGAAGATTGTCACCGACGCCGTTCACGCCGCCGGCGGCCGGATCGTCGCCCAGCTGTGGCACATGGGCCGGCTGGTCCACTCGGACTTGGGCGGCGGACAGCCGGTCTCGGCCAGCGTCACCACCGCCCCGCACAAGGCGCACACCTACGAGGGCAAGAAGCCCTATGAGGAAGCCCGCGCCGCCACCCTCGACGACATCAAGCGCATCACCGCCGACTATGTCCGCGCCGCGCGCAACGCGATCGCCGGCGGCTTCGACGGGGTCCAGCTTCACGCCGCCAACGGCTATCTGATCGACCAATTCCTGCGTGACGGGACCAACCTTCGCACCGACGACTATGGCGGCCCGGTCGAGAACCGCACCCGCCTGCTGCGCGAAGTGGTCGAGGCGCTGGTGGCCGAGGTCGGCGCCGACCGCACCCACGTGCGCCTCAGTCCCAACGGCGAGTCGCAGGGCTGCAACGACAGCGATCCCGAAGCCATCTTCGTCGAGGCCGGCCGCGTCCTCGGCAAGCTCGGTATCGCCAGCCTCGAACTGCGCGAGCCGGGCCCGCAATCGACCTTCGCCGCTACCGACGTTCCCCCGGTCAGCCACCTCATCCGGCCCTTGTTCGACGGCGCGATCATCCTCAACAGCGACTATGTCCACGACAGCGCCGAGGCGCGGCTGAAGGAGGGGGTCGCCGACGCGATCAGCTTCGGGCGGCCGTTCATTGCCAACCCCGACCTTGTCGCGCGGCTCCGCCAGGACGCCGCGCTGCAGGTGCCCGACGTGCCGACGCTCTATTCGGAAGGACCCGTGGGCTACACCGACTATCCAGCGATGGCGGAACAGCAGGCCGCCTGA